The Paenibacillus polymyxa M1 DNA segment ATCTTTTTTTTGCTTTTCGCCAGTTCTAATAAAATAAGATGCTTTTGATCTAGCTGTTCCAGCACACCAATCAAACGCTCTAAAGGCATATCCTTCACCTAGCTTTCGGAAGACTGCTTAAAGAAAGGTAACAGCTTCTCTGCAATTTTATCAGCATCTACACGATAGGTTCCAGAAGCTACTTGCTGCTTAAGCTCCTGAATTTTCTTAACGCGGTCTGCATCACTGCTGCGGTTCAGCATTTCCATTGCTTCTGGAGAAATGGAAACCTCGTCCTTGCGGCGGGATTTCTTTTGCTCCTCCTGGCGTCCTGTTTCAATATTTCGCTGATATGGATTAATAGCTCCGATGCGGTTGGTCTCGTTAATTTTCATAACTTCCACCTTCCTTAGTTATTTGATATGGTCAGAATGTATCAGACGACATAGCGTCGAACATGGTTCGTATTATGCCTTACTTCTTTATTTTGTGCATGGTTGCTAAAATAAAAAAACCGATAAGCTCTATAAAGATTATCGGCGGTATTTGAAACTTTTTGAATAGCTGAATGCGTATTTAATTCCCCTGTACTAGTTTCCGCGAAGTTTATCCATCGCGCTGTAGGTACCTGAGCCCATATTATTACTTTGATCCTGATTACTACTTTCGCGTATGGCCTGATTCAGGTCTTTAGTCAGACGTGTTCGACAAGAATCGCACATATGCCCATCACGAATCGGTATCCCGCATACCTCGCAAGGATACGTCATATTGGGCGCATTAGCAATGGAAATACGTCCCTCACGTATAAATGTCGTGATTTGTTTAACAGAGACACCTGTAGCTTCCGAAAGCTCATGCATATGAACACCTTTATTTTCACGTATATGTTTGACACAGTGCTCGTATTCAACCTCAATTTCTTTAATACAGTTCTGGCAAATCCCTCTGACATTCTTAACAAACAACTTTCCACAGCGAGGACAGTTATCCAAATTCATCCTCTGTAGCGCCCCTTTCCAAGTTCCGGTCTTTAATTACTATTATCCTTACATTAACTTATAGTGAAGAGCCTCGTCTAGCAAATATTCCAAATTTTTTTTTAGTTTTAACACAATTCTACATTTCGTTCGTTATCATAGTAAAAGTTATAAGAGAGGAAGATTAAACGGGTAAAATCTTTCCCATCTCTATGCACATTAATATGCAACAACATAAAGTGTAGAGGCAAATAAGCCCTTCTAATCCAGCCTATTACATGTGAGTATTTATCGTCAAACATCCCTCCTTACTTTAGATAAAAAAATAAAATAAGCGCCATTCCTGTTATTCTCGGGAATAGCGCTTCATTATCATTAAATAGCTATATATGAATATGGTTAAAATGTAGAAATAAAATGAGGGGAAAACCGGGCGAAACAATCCTCAGAAGAATTCATGTTCACCTGTGCCCCGATGCATCAAGAAAATGCTATAAATCCGGGGGATCGGCGTCCATACGAATGCTCCGCACATGGAGTGTGGGTATTCATAAATCTCATACACCTAACATCATTTCAACTTATAACCTATCTGAAATTAAGCAAGATGTACCATTGGAAATTTGCAGCCCAAAAAAACAAGCGATTTTACAAATAATTATTCAAAAAAGCATTGTTTTAATAGAGGCCTTCCCGTATACTATAGTCAAACGCTTGGTTTAATAAATACATTTTATAAAACAGTTTATAATGTTAATTATTTATTTGTATTTGTTTGTGGTACTTGCAGTTCTTGACCAACTTTTACCAAGTTATTGATTTTAACCAGTTCTTCAACAGTTACACCGTATTTTTCAGCAATAGAAGCCAGTGTGTCGCCTTCTTGAACATTTACAGTGATAGTTTTTACAGTTGTTGCTGATTTTGTAGTTGTTGTTTGGTTGTTGTTCTCTGTTGTTGATTGAGTAGGTGTTGTAGTTGTTGCATTTTCAGTAGTTTCAGTTCCAAAAACTTTTGCTTCAAATGCTTTTTGTGCTGCTTCTTGTTGTTGAATCTTCTCCAATTGTTCAGCTCTATCTTTGTTACGTTCCTGCCCGGATGCAGCTAGTGCATCACCAGATGCAAGTGGACTCAACAAAGATACTGCACCTAAACTAACTGCCAACATGCCAGAAACTGCTACTTTTTTCATTACGTTTTTCATGATTTTGTTCTCTCCTCTTTTTAACTTTAAATTTTAATTAACTGCTTTACTACTGAGCGAGACACTCCCAATGTCCGCTCTTTTGTCGTTAGCTGATCACTTATTACCAATCATGTTAGCTATCAACAGATAGAAATTGTACTCCTCTTTTCCAAAAAAATCAACCTCTAAATTGAAATATTCTGATTTCATCCCTCACTTCCTAACTTTTTGTTCGTCTCTATATTTTTATTATATACCTCTCTCTAGCTTGTTGTCAAATTCTGCTGATTGTACGGTTTAAAAGGCTTCTGCTCTATCATTTGATCCTTCTTTCAAAAGAATTATAACCTTTTTTTCATAGTTTCAGGCACAAAATTATGGAATATAATAGAAATTCAGACTCATGATCTCGCGAAGGTTAGGCAAAAGATAGCCAAATGTACTCCTTGTTCTAATGCCATTTCTCTCAAAACGCGTGCACATGCCTGCAATGTACTCCCCGTCGTATAAATATCATCTACAAGCAAAATTGTAACGGAATGCCTATGCTCCGTAGCACGTTGAGATCCGGCTTTTAAAATAAAGGAATTCACCAAATTCACCATATTGGGGATAACGGAAAATGCATTATTCATTGTATTCATGCGTTCATTTTTTGATTTAAAGCTTTGTTTGCCTGTATCTTGCGGGCGAACAAGCAATGGTAGAAAGGGGAGCTTATTTCGCTTTGCAATCTCTTCTGCCAAAATTTCAGCCTGATTAAAGCCTCGCTCCGTCAGCCTCTTTTCACTTACCGGGACACAGGTCACTATATCTACATCCCACAAAGATCGCTTGAAACGATTACAATCATGCCCTGCAAACTCATGTCTCATCGCCTGATAGGCTCGGTTCATGATCTCGCCCAGCAGGGGACCAAACTTTTCATTGCCACGATATTTGAACTGCCCAATCCATTCTCTCACCATCGGCGTATAGCTGGTCGCACTCCGATTGCATATATAGTAACGCGCTAATCGGTCAGGCCTGACGCAATCCGGACAAAACGTCGGGCGTCCACAATGTACACAACGAATGTTGTAAATCCAAGGAATTTGAATCGAACAATGAGTACAAAGCCCAGTAAATTCGGAAAAATGACCTGCGAACTTGCCACAAGCAACACATGTTTGCGACTGACGATGGAATAACCAATTCAAAAACAGACGGGTTCTTGGAATCATCCCCATACCAAAATGCACCTTTCCTGGTAGTTTACGTACCAACATTGTTTCAGGTTTCACATTTCCAAAAAAACTTTTTTTATTTAATGCATTTAGTGCTTCATCACTTTCAGATATCCTTTTTTCCGAGCCAGTGCATTCATGCGTTTAATCTGCTTAATCGCTCTCTTTTGACCGCTAGTCCATTGAGGGGATATAAAAATAACACTACCACATGGATCATCCTTAGATCTTCCCGCGCGACCAGCCATTTGGACAAGGGATGCTTCATCAAAAAGACTGCTGTCCGCGTCTAGTATATACACATCACTTCGTGGAACAGTCACACCCCGCTCCAAAATAGTGGTTGTGACCAGCACACGTATTTCAGTACCTCGAAACAAACGCACCTTAGCGGTTCGTTCTTCATCCTGCGATGAAGTGCCGGCAATAGGTATATCAGGCAATTGTCTAATCAGCAATTCCACAAGACCTTGAATATGTGAGATTCGTGTCACAAACAGAAAGACCTGCGCGCCTCGTTGAATGGATATGTATAGGTGCTGAATAAATGAAGCAGGAAGCTGGCCTTTTTGCAGCCAATGATGCACTGAAGCAGTCCCCAAACGAATGGGGACAGGTAGGGGATGACGATGAAAACGAACGGGAACCTTGGCATGTGGCAGTTGACCACGTGCAGCCTCTTTCTGCAAAGGACGCGGCGGCGTCGCAGACAAAAAAATAAATTTCCCTTCCTGCTTGCATACTGCTTGGGCAGCAAAGGCAAGCATTGGATCATTGTGATAAGGAAATGCATCAATCTCGTCGATTACAACCAAATCAAAGGCCTGGCGATAACGCAACAGCTGATGTGTTGTTGCCAGTGTCAGTTGTCCCCTTTGCCACCGTTCTGCACTCCCTCCATAAAGTGTCACCATACTAACTTGAGGAAAGGCAACTGCCAAGCGAGGTACCAACTCCAATACCACATCTCGGCGTGGTGTTGCTACAAGCGCTGTCCCTCCGCGCTCCAACACATGCTGTAAAAGCG contains these protein-coding regions:
- a CDS encoding LysM peptidoglycan-binding domain-containing protein, with translation MKNVMKKVAVSGMLAVSLGAVSLLSPLASGDALAASGQERNKDRAEQLEKIQQQEAAQKAFEAKVFGTETTENATTTTPTQSTTENNNQTTTTKSATTVKTITVNVQEGDTLASIAEKYGVTVEELVKINNLVKVGQELQVPQTNTNK
- a CDS encoding TIGR03826 family flagellar region protein, translated to MNLDNCPRCGKLFVKNVRGICQNCIKEIEVEYEHCVKHIRENKGVHMHELSEATGVSVKQITTFIREGRISIANAPNMTYPCEVCGIPIRDGHMCDSCRTRLTKDLNQAIRESSNQDQSNNMGSGTYSAMDKLRGN
- a CDS encoding ComF family protein; translation: MGMIPRTRLFLNWLFHRQSQTCVACGKFAGHFSEFTGLCTHCSIQIPWIYNIRCVHCGRPTFCPDCVRPDRLARYYICNRSATSYTPMVREWIGQFKYRGNEKFGPLLGEIMNRAYQAMRHEFAGHDCNRFKRSLWDVDIVTCVPVSEKRLTERGFNQAEILAEEIAKRNKLPFLPLLVRPQDTGKQSFKSKNERMNTMNNAFSVIPNMVNLVNSFILKAGSQRATEHRHSVTILLVDDIYTTGSTLQACARVLREMALEQGVHLAIFCLTFARS
- the flgM gene encoding flagellar biosynthesis anti-sigma factor FlgM, which encodes MKINETNRIGAINPYQRNIETGRQEEQKKSRRKDEVSISPEAMEMLNRSSDADRVKKIQELKQQVASGTYRVDADKIAEKLLPFFKQSSES